The following proteins are co-located in the Nocardioides piscis genome:
- a CDS encoding phage portal protein, giving the protein MGAVWDWVIGRPSPVIEAAITGHGPAFAVDPAAIPAQIFGLESYADPIAPAPRISRREAIQCPAVKRARDLITTLGTLPLSAFDTQRVEHVNDLLAQPERNRPRSKTMIDTLDDLLFEGVAYWLVVERAFDGYPRFIQRVHPDNVDVDADDATVRVNDRLVPATDVIQFESPNDALLVAGARAIRTCLRLDATASMYADEPMPTGYFSSTEGADPADDDDVVNLLNAWKAARKARATAYVPAALTYNVTQFTPEQLELANARQHAVLEIARAAGVDPEELGVSTTSRTYANQFDRRKAFVDFTLGAYRQVIEDRLSMRDVTRRGYFVRFNLDSFLRSDPKTRMETYVLGLQVGAYDRAEIRDLEDKPALPAPLHEAPVTASAETFNEPEIAVRMDATSSAQFSVDVEARTIRGLAVPYGRSATSGGRKWQFAKGVLQFADVSRVKLLANHDWKQAIGKAIALDDTEEGLVATFKVARGAAGDNALALAEDGVWDGLSIGLGDPSLIRFTERNGIAVATSAPLAEISLTPCPAFADARVTSVAATSDFTKQEQEMPDSHTSGTGPQPVALAAVTDAIKSGFAALAEGPTLVAPQVLRSHVYEGPMYRFDGAPGKHDFSTDVIASLKDGDREAGARVQSFIEEAFAPKFEVDTGNVTSLNPQRQRPDMYVDKLDYSTPVYDALHKGTLADITPFVFPKFGSSSGLVGPHTEGVEPTPGAFTATSQTVNPSAVSGKVEITREVWDQGGNPQVSGLIWREMVRAYYESLEASAVALLDAASPTQVALTAGAQDDALVNEFEAEIAALQFIRGGNRFTFMPTHIDLYTALAGAVDAGGRKLLPIIGPQNANGTSAPHFASLNIAGVRASPSWALGVSGVVSESSYLVNPADVHVWNTAPSRLQFEYRVAYVDLAIWGYVASAISRLDGVRAITYTAAA; this is encoded by the coding sequence ATGGGCGCGGTATGGGATTGGGTCATTGGCCGCCCCAGCCCTGTGATCGAAGCGGCCATAACCGGCCACGGACCGGCATTCGCCGTCGACCCCGCAGCGATCCCCGCGCAGATCTTCGGACTGGAAAGTTACGCGGACCCGATCGCGCCCGCACCGCGCATCTCGCGCCGGGAAGCGATCCAGTGCCCAGCGGTCAAACGCGCTCGCGACCTGATCACGACGCTGGGAACTCTGCCTCTTTCGGCCTTCGACACCCAGCGCGTCGAGCACGTCAACGATTTGCTCGCCCAGCCTGAGCGAAACCGTCCGCGCTCCAAGACCATGATCGACACTCTCGATGACTTGCTGTTCGAAGGAGTCGCGTACTGGCTCGTCGTCGAGCGCGCCTTTGACGGCTACCCACGTTTCATCCAGCGCGTCCACCCCGACAACGTCGACGTCGACGCAGACGACGCAACCGTTCGCGTGAACGATCGACTGGTGCCCGCCACTGACGTCATCCAGTTCGAGTCTCCCAATGACGCTTTGCTCGTCGCTGGCGCCCGTGCGATCCGCACCTGTCTTCGCTTGGACGCCACCGCCTCGATGTACGCCGATGAACCCATGCCTACCGGCTACTTCTCTTCCACTGAGGGCGCTGACCCGGCTGATGACGACGACGTGGTTAACCTACTTAATGCCTGGAAGGCGGCACGTAAGGCACGCGCCACGGCATACGTGCCCGCGGCCTTGACCTACAACGTCACCCAGTTCACCCCCGAGCAACTGGAACTCGCGAACGCCCGCCAGCACGCCGTCCTCGAGATAGCCCGTGCAGCAGGGGTCGACCCCGAGGAACTCGGTGTCTCGACCACAAGCCGTACCTACGCCAACCAGTTCGACCGTCGCAAGGCGTTCGTGGACTTCACCCTCGGCGCCTACCGCCAAGTCATCGAGGACCGTCTGAGCATGCGAGACGTCACCAGGCGGGGGTACTTCGTTCGGTTCAACCTGGACTCGTTCCTTCGCTCCGACCCCAAGACCCGGATGGAGACGTACGTACTGGGTCTCCAAGTCGGCGCTTATGACCGAGCTGAGATCCGTGACCTCGAGGACAAGCCCGCACTCCCCGCGCCCCTCCACGAGGCGCCGGTCACGGCGAGCGCCGAAACGTTCAATGAGCCCGAGATCGCGGTTCGTATGGACGCCACTTCCAGCGCCCAGTTCTCCGTAGACGTCGAGGCTCGCACTATCCGCGGCCTCGCCGTCCCCTATGGAAGATCAGCGACGTCTGGCGGACGCAAGTGGCAGTTCGCGAAGGGCGTCTTGCAGTTCGCGGACGTCTCGCGCGTGAAGCTGCTTGCCAACCACGACTGGAAGCAAGCCATCGGCAAGGCCATCGCCCTTGACGACACCGAAGAGGGCCTCGTTGCGACCTTCAAGGTCGCTCGTGGCGCTGCTGGCGATAACGCTCTGGCGCTTGCCGAAGACGGTGTGTGGGACGGGCTGTCCATCGGATTGGGCGATCCCTCTCTCATCCGGTTCACGGAGCGCAACGGCATCGCCGTCGCCACCTCCGCACCACTCGCGGAAATCTCCCTCACCCCATGCCCTGCGTTCGCAGATGCCCGGGTCACCAGCGTCGCTGCGACCAGCGACTTCACGAAACAGGAACAAGAAATGCCCGACTCTCACACATCAGGCACCGGGCCACAGCCGGTCGCACTGGCAGCCGTCACAGATGCCATCAAGTCAGGTTTTGCAGCGCTGGCCGAGGGGCCAACTCTCGTCGCTCCTCAGGTGCTGCGCTCCCACGTCTACGAGGGCCCGATGTACCGCTTCGACGGCGCACCAGGAAAGCACGACTTCTCTACAGACGTCATCGCCAGCCTGAAAGACGGCGACCGCGAAGCAGGCGCACGGGTCCAGTCCTTCATCGAGGAAGCGTTCGCTCCAAAGTTTGAAGTCGACACGGGAAACGTGACCAGTTTGAACCCCCAGCGCCAGAGACCAGACATGTACGTCGACAAACTCGACTACTCCACCCCGGTCTACGACGCGCTGCACAAAGGCACGCTCGCTGACATAACCCCATTCGTGTTCCCGAAATTCGGGTCATCCTCCGGCCTCGTCGGCCCCCACACCGAAGGTGTCGAGCCGACACCAGGCGCCTTCACCGCAACGAGCCAGACCGTCAACCCCTCCGCCGTCTCCGGCAAGGTCGAAATTACTCGCGAAGTCTGGGACCAAGGCGGCAACCCACAAGTCTCCGGCCTCATTTGGCGTGAGATGGTCCGCGCCTACTACGAGTCGCTCGAGGCAAGCGCTGTCGCTCTCCTCGACGCCGCTTCACCTACGCAAGTCGCGCTTACAGCTGGTGCGCAAGATGACGCGCTTGTCAACGAGTTCGAGGCCGAGATTGCCGCCCTGCAGTTCATCCGAGGCGGCAACCGGTTCACCTTCATGCCTACCCACATCGACCTCTACACCGCACTGGCCGGTGCCGTCGACGCCGGGGGGCGCAAACTACTGCCCATCATTGGACCCCAGAACGCCAACGGCACATCGGCTCCGCACTTCGCCTCGTTGAACATCGCAGGGGTACGCGCTTCACCCTCGTGGGCACTTGGCGTCTCAGGTGTCGTCTCCGAGTCGTCTTACCTGGTCAACCCCGCTGACGTCCACGTCTGGAACACAGCACCGTCACGCTTGCAGTTCGAATACCGAGTCGCATACGTCGACCTAGCGATCTGGGGCTACGTCGCCTCCGCCATCAGCCGTCTCGACGGAGTCCGCGCGATCACGTACACCGCAGCAGCCTGA
- a CDS encoding very short patch repair endonuclease, which yields MRANKGSDTKPELALRSELHRRGLRFRKDFRLVLGGVRLRPDVAFTRTKVAVFVDGCFWHSCPDHRTTPKANAEFWSAKLMQNQNRDRLQDQALKDAGWTVVRAWEHEDPAVVADQIETLVRSPDA from the coding sequence ATGCGGGCGAACAAGGGGTCGGACACTAAGCCGGAGCTTGCGCTCCGCTCGGAACTACATCGGCGCGGCCTGCGATTCCGCAAGGACTTCCGTCTCGTGCTCGGCGGCGTGCGCCTACGCCCTGACGTCGCCTTCACGCGCACTAAGGTCGCAGTGTTCGTGGATGGATGCTTCTGGCACTCGTGCCCCGACCACCGCACGACTCCGAAGGCCAATGCCGAGTTCTGGTCCGCAAAACTGATGCAGAACCAGAACCGGGACCGCCTTCAAGATCAAGCTCTAAAGGACGCTGGCTGGACGGTTGTCCGAGCATGGGAACACGAGGACCCAGCAGTCGTGGCCGACCAGATCGAGACGCTGGTGAGGTCGCCAGACGCGTAG
- the dcm gene encoding DNA (cytosine-5-)-methyltransferase, with protein sequence MSDVSYPPFNFIDLFAGIGGIRTAFDGIGGTCVMTSEWDSYAKTTYTTNFPSDEGADHIFNGDITAIHETRVPDHDLLLGGFPCQPFSIAGVSKKNALGRAHGFQDPTQGTLFFDIKRIIDEKRPAAFLLENVKNLKSHDRGRTFQVIKDSLEKDLGYHVQTRVVNGIHWTPQNRERILIVGFREPTAFDFEAMKVPAQGPKVESILHRKGEAELPHDEGRFFNPRTGAVNPKYTLTDRLWAYLQTYAQKHKAAGNGFGFGLVRPGMTTRTLSARYYKDGSEILVEQRGKNPRRLTPRECARLMGFDDSFVIPVSDTRAYKQFGNSVVVPAMSAVAEHMAPHIGAALASDEPAA encoded by the coding sequence ATGTCAGACGTGTCGTACCCGCCGTTCAACTTCATTGACCTCTTCGCCGGCATCGGCGGCATCCGGACGGCGTTCGACGGCATCGGTGGCACATGCGTCATGACGTCTGAGTGGGACTCGTATGCAAAGACCACGTACACCACCAACTTCCCGAGCGATGAGGGCGCAGACCACATCTTCAACGGCGACATCACGGCGATCCACGAGACCCGGGTGCCAGACCACGACCTGCTGCTTGGGGGCTTCCCGTGCCAGCCGTTCAGTATCGCGGGCGTCTCGAAGAAGAACGCGCTTGGCCGAGCCCACGGCTTCCAAGACCCGACGCAGGGCACGCTCTTCTTTGACATCAAGAGAATCATCGACGAGAAGCGGCCCGCGGCCTTTCTGCTGGAGAACGTCAAGAACCTCAAGTCTCACGACCGCGGGCGAACGTTCCAAGTGATCAAGGACTCGCTCGAGAAGGATCTGGGCTACCACGTGCAGACGAGGGTGGTGAACGGCATCCACTGGACGCCACAGAACCGCGAGCGGATCCTGATCGTGGGCTTCCGGGAGCCGACGGCGTTTGACTTCGAGGCGATGAAGGTACCGGCGCAGGGACCGAAGGTCGAGTCGATCTTGCACCGGAAGGGTGAGGCCGAGTTGCCCCACGACGAGGGCCGGTTCTTCAATCCACGCACCGGCGCGGTCAACCCGAAGTACACCCTCACAGACCGTCTCTGGGCCTACCTCCAGACGTATGCGCAGAAGCACAAGGCCGCAGGAAACGGTTTCGGTTTCGGGCTGGTGCGTCCCGGCATGACCACACGGACTCTTTCGGCCCGGTACTACAAGGACGGGTCGGAGATCTTGGTCGAACAGCGGGGCAAGAACCCTCGCCGACTCACTCCCCGCGAGTGCGCTCGCCTCATGGGGTTCGACGACTCTTTCGTGATTCCCGTCAGCGACACGAGGGCATACAAGCAGTTCGGGAACAGTGTGGTCGTCCCGGCAATGTCGGCTGTTGCCGAGCACATGGCGCCGCACATCGGGGCGGCGCTCGCTAGCGACGAGCCCGCCGCTTAG
- a CDS encoding MvaI/BcnI family restriction endonuclease produces MAYDDWLRGLGRIEIQKRFWELGVEHVMVKKLAPNNNSKNQIYLQDDINDVELPMGEFTSWISTSERTGEEEVIYRAPIDLAWLTPGGASPAPRTNLIHYPQYPETRLSGFLQGAQDAPRSLLSHRPGKVFSPDRLMLLGVAGTKVYGLVLPPSSPAAQELTAGLAPHPFARWSIAPQAITISSKSMLAELHGVHRMSPIRGCSIRNGVVVPRADQNSGGTTLETVFGVKPNALSEPDFQGWELKSHTSSKITLMTPGPTGGYLIDRGIEDFMLKGNFGYFSPAKDRYDYTGAHTAVRRPGGRATTHLMVDQLAIHLVHNVTGEVGMTWSKAKLLTKWTAKHALAAYVIRSGTAQDGFTYGPRVGLGVGTSFARFLDAVDLGLIYFDPALHWSSAEGGKWRYQIRVNRNRLKTLYEDFTENDVRTVTPSRRLAELSLQNAGIELPAWVA; encoded by the coding sequence GTGGCGTACGACGACTGGCTTAGGGGTCTCGGCCGCATAGAGATACAGAAGCGTTTTTGGGAGCTCGGCGTCGAGCACGTCATGGTTAAGAAGCTGGCACCCAACAACAACTCGAAGAACCAGATCTACCTCCAAGACGACATCAACGACGTCGAACTGCCAATGGGCGAGTTCACGAGCTGGATCTCCACGTCCGAGCGAACCGGTGAAGAAGAGGTCATCTACCGGGCGCCAATCGATCTCGCATGGCTCACACCCGGGGGCGCCTCGCCAGCCCCTAGGACCAACTTGATCCATTACCCGCAGTACCCGGAGACGCGACTATCGGGATTCCTGCAGGGAGCACAAGATGCTCCACGATCGTTGCTGTCGCATCGGCCCGGCAAGGTGTTCTCGCCCGACCGACTGATGCTTTTGGGAGTGGCAGGGACGAAGGTCTACGGACTCGTTCTACCGCCCAGCTCGCCGGCTGCACAGGAGCTGACTGCAGGACTTGCCCCCCACCCCTTCGCTCGCTGGTCAATCGCTCCACAAGCGATCACAATTTCCAGTAAGTCCATGCTCGCTGAACTCCACGGCGTCCATCGCATGAGCCCGATCAGGGGTTGCAGCATCCGCAACGGTGTGGTCGTTCCACGGGCCGACCAGAACTCTGGCGGCACGACGCTTGAAACCGTGTTTGGGGTGAAGCCCAACGCGTTGTCCGAACCCGATTTTCAAGGATGGGAACTCAAGTCGCACACGAGCTCCAAAATCACACTAATGACTCCCGGCCCGACAGGCGGGTACCTCATTGACCGTGGCATTGAAGACTTCATGCTCAAGGGAAACTTCGGCTACTTCTCTCCCGCGAAAGACCGCTACGACTACACCGGTGCTCATACGGCCGTACGTCGCCCGGGGGGCCGCGCGACGACGCACCTCATGGTCGATCAGTTGGCGATCCATCTGGTGCACAACGTAACCGGTGAGGTCGGGATGACTTGGTCGAAAGCCAAGCTCCTCACCAAGTGGACCGCGAAGCACGCTTTGGCGGCTTATGTGATCAGGTCAGGTACCGCGCAAGATGGCTTCACATACGGCCCCCGGGTAGGTCTTGGGGTTGGTACGTCGTTTGCGCGCTTCCTCGACGCTGTGGACCTTGGACTCATCTACTTTGACCCCGCATTGCACTGGTCGAGCGCCGAAGGCGGCAAGTGGCGATATCAGATTCGCGTGAACCGAAACAGGCTCAAGACTCTGTACGAAGACTTCACCGAGAACGATGTCCGGACCGTGACGCCAAGTCGCCGTCTGGCGGAGTTGTCCCTGCAGAATGCCGGGATCGAGCTCCCGGCCTGGGTGGCCTAA
- a CDS encoding YegP family protein: MKFKIRRSGTEFYVSFVARNGETLGHTENYQSKASALHCANLLKEQAAGAVIDDLT; encoded by the coding sequence ATGAAATTCAAGATCCGCCGCAGTGGGACCGAGTTCTACGTCTCGTTCGTCGCCCGCAACGGCGAGACCCTGGGGCACACTGAGAACTACCAGTCGAAGGCGTCAGCGCTGCACTGCGCCAACCTTCTCAAGGAGCAAGCTGCAGGGGCGGTGATTGACGACCTCACCTGA
- a CDS encoding Flp pilus assembly complex ATPase component TadA, with amino-acid sequence MTLTRPDSHADLLDDLDALVREQVRAEGVDPQRDAVIVRRIAEDVVRRHDERSLTGAVAPVTDPGATVGELIARVSGFGPLQPFLDDPEVEEIWINAPERVFVARRGRHELTNLMLSSAQVDELIERMLKSSGRRIDISQPFVCVHLRSPAATDVGAIETHGKGVAQTDHHPPHAARRT; translated from the coding sequence ATGACGCTGACGCGTCCGGACAGTCATGCCGATCTGCTGGATGACCTCGACGCACTCGTGCGCGAGCAGGTCCGCGCAGAAGGCGTCGACCCTCAGCGCGACGCCGTCATCGTGCGCCGCATCGCAGAGGACGTCGTACGCCGACACGACGAACGCAGCCTCACCGGTGCCGTGGCTCCCGTCACCGATCCGGGCGCGACCGTCGGCGAGCTGATCGCCCGCGTCTCCGGCTTCGGACCGCTGCAGCCGTTCCTCGACGACCCTGAGGTCGAGGAGATCTGGATCAACGCTCCCGAGCGGGTCTTCGTCGCGCGACGCGGACGACACGAGCTCACCAACCTGATGCTGTCGAGCGCCCAGGTGGACGAGCTGATCGAGCGGATGCTGAAGTCGAGCGGACGGCGCATCGACATCTCCCAGCCGTTCGTCTGTGTACACCTAAGGTCACCTGCAGCCACGGACGTTGGGGCTATTGAGACGCATGGGAAGGGAGTGGCGCAAACCGACCATCATCCCCCACACGCAGCGCGACGAACGTGA
- a CDS encoding CsbD family protein, whose product MTNDKASQAREGMLDSVAGKAKEFAGALTGKDELVEEGQLQQAEASKRKEAVADEAVADAKREEASQEIRETNLEAAQRKSAAGAQAQREESAIERERATEAAAAERDAERVEQAGRQQAEAKADALAESRLSEAADLAEDATDTEKEAAAEKIRLEREAAAAEKQAAQLRAQTEK is encoded by the coding sequence ATGACCAACGACAAAGCATCGCAAGCCCGTGAGGGAATGCTCGACAGCGTCGCGGGGAAGGCCAAGGAGTTCGCCGGCGCCTTGACCGGCAAGGACGAGCTCGTCGAGGAGGGACAGCTCCAGCAGGCCGAGGCCAGCAAGCGCAAGGAGGCAGTCGCCGACGAAGCCGTCGCCGACGCCAAGCGCGAGGAGGCCTCGCAGGAGATCCGCGAGACCAACCTCGAAGCCGCTCAGCGCAAGAGTGCAGCCGGGGCCCAGGCGCAGCGTGAGGAGTCCGCGATCGAGCGTGAGCGCGCCACCGAGGCCGCTGCCGCCGAGCGCGACGCCGAGCGGGTCGAGCAGGCAGGCCGCCAGCAGGCCGAGGCAAAGGCGGACGCCCTCGCCGAGTCCCGCCTGAGTGAAGCCGCCGACCTCGCCGAGGACGCCACCGACACCGAGAAGGAGGCAGCCGCCGAGAAGATCCGTCTCGAGCGTGAGGCCGCCGCCGCCGAGAAGCAGGCCGCCCAGCTGCGCGCCCAGACCGAGAAGTGA
- a CDS encoding SDR family oxidoreductase → MTTIAVAGGTGLVGRLVVEGVRRSGAEAVVIARSAGVDLSIGKGLDRALEGADAVIDVTNIVTQNRRRATEFFEASTRNLLDAEVRQGVGHHVVLSIVGIDRVGFGYYRAKLAQEDLVREGRVAWTILRATQFHEFAAQMLGGGPVAAVPSMLSQPVAAQEVADEVVRLATSPPAGMAPEIAGPREERVPDMVRRLAAAQGRRPLVLTLPLPGATGRGMRQGALLPTSPGPRGTRTFGEWLEGVR, encoded by the coding sequence ATGACCACGATCGCAGTCGCAGGCGGCACCGGCCTGGTCGGGCGCCTGGTGGTCGAGGGTGTGCGCCGCTCGGGCGCCGAGGCGGTCGTCATCGCCCGCTCGGCGGGGGTCGACCTCTCCATCGGCAAGGGTCTCGACCGGGCCCTCGAGGGCGCTGACGCGGTGATCGACGTGACCAACATCGTCACGCAGAACCGGCGCCGAGCCACCGAGTTCTTCGAGGCATCGACCCGCAACCTGCTCGATGCTGAGGTCCGCCAGGGCGTCGGACACCACGTGGTGCTGTCCATCGTCGGCATCGACCGCGTGGGCTTCGGCTACTACCGGGCAAAGCTGGCCCAGGAGGACCTCGTCCGTGAGGGCCGCGTCGCGTGGACCATCCTGCGGGCGACGCAGTTCCACGAGTTCGCCGCGCAGATGCTGGGTGGTGGTCCGGTTGCTGCCGTCCCCTCGATGCTGAGCCAGCCGGTCGCCGCCCAGGAGGTCGCCGACGAGGTCGTCCGCCTCGCGACCTCGCCCCCCGCCGGCATGGCCCCGGAGATCGCCGGGCCCAGGGAGGAGCGGGTCCCGGACATGGTCCGGCGCCTCGCAGCAGCACAGGGTCGTCGGCCGCTCGTGCTCACCCTGCCCCTGCCGGGGGCCACCGGCCGGGGCATGCGCCAGGGCGCCCTGCTGCCCACCAGTCCCGGGCCTCGTGGGACGCGGACGTTCGGCGAGTGGCTCGAGGGCGTCCGATGA
- the sigJ gene encoding RNA polymerase sigma factor SigJ, with protein sequence MSDEEPDQLVGQPKMDDEALALAFERVRPRLVRVAYAVVGSHADAEDVVAACWLRLVTAHAREPVVDVGKWCTVAVARASIDLLRTARKQREVYVGPWLPEPVVTAAQIDLADPADRVTLDETVSYALLVVLETLTPAERVTWVLHELFGVPFPEVADLVGRTPAAVRQLASRARARVREGAPRFEVDPVEHHEVFSRFVTAAAGGDLAALVATLDPDVVATSDGGGQVSAATRPVKGADRVARFLLGIADLSARRGNEESSLVAVNGLPAIAVHAGERLTTLVVPTIADGRVVRVDIIRAPAKLHSPR encoded by the coding sequence ATGAGCGACGAGGAGCCCGACCAGCTCGTCGGGCAGCCGAAGATGGACGACGAGGCGCTGGCCCTCGCCTTCGAGCGGGTGCGACCGCGGCTGGTGCGCGTGGCCTATGCCGTCGTCGGCAGCCACGCCGACGCCGAGGACGTCGTGGCCGCGTGCTGGCTGCGGCTGGTGACGGCGCACGCGCGCGAACCCGTCGTCGACGTCGGCAAGTGGTGCACGGTCGCTGTGGCCCGCGCCTCGATCGACCTGTTGCGCACCGCGCGGAAGCAGCGCGAGGTCTATGTCGGACCGTGGCTGCCGGAGCCGGTGGTCACCGCGGCCCAGATCGACCTCGCTGACCCCGCCGACCGGGTGACCCTCGACGAGACGGTGAGCTATGCGCTGCTGGTCGTGCTCGAGACGCTCACGCCCGCCGAGCGGGTGACCTGGGTCCTGCACGAGCTCTTCGGCGTGCCCTTCCCGGAGGTGGCGGACCTGGTCGGTCGCACCCCCGCGGCCGTCCGCCAGCTCGCGTCCCGGGCCCGCGCCCGCGTGCGTGAGGGCGCGCCGCGCTTCGAGGTCGACCCGGTCGAGCACCACGAGGTGTTCAGCCGGTTCGTCACCGCCGCTGCCGGCGGAGACCTCGCGGCGCTGGTCGCCACCCTCGACCCGGACGTCGTCGCCACCTCGGACGGCGGCGGTCAGGTCAGCGCTGCCACCAGACCGGTCAAGGGCGCGGACCGCGTCGCCCGGTTCCTGCTCGGGATCGCAGACCTCAGTGCGCGCCGGGGCAACGAGGAGTCCAGCCTCGTGGCGGTCAACGGACTCCCGGCCATCGCCGTCCACGCCGGCGAGCGACTCACGACCCTGGTCGTGCCCACCATCGCCGACGGTCGCGTCGTCCGCGTCGACATCATCCGAGCGCCGGCGAAGCTGCACTCCCCCCGCTGA
- a CDS encoding HAMP domain-containing sensor histidine kinase codes for MRLRFTLAFMFIALVVAGVTGTVRAGVLSDDNRADELEDLTRHARVIGGVAEILAVDAKTVQVDELAPFVPDYTEASVQWPDASTITIAGSEFDRRNVGTADDLLFVRETVGGTTVSLVEEAHVVVDQTRRQQTSLFALLVLVVLLSGVVGLFIAGWLARPFGQLAAAACDLGRGRFDIDPPNSTIPEISSMSTSLKASATRLQDSLHRDREFFHHASHVLRTPLTGIRLELDDMLSRDDLGDDVRHTATRCLRDVERLDATVAELLSFARGRALVAGAEVPLLTFSAQVAQRWRDRLPESREVRALVDEGPECFLTPGPVEQLLDSVLSDVSAHGTGAVSLRFGGQDDYLRISVVCDGRREGAPPDTDIALARSIIEALGGRCVGDATDGGLEILLPRR; via the coding sequence ATGCGGCTGAGGTTCACCCTCGCCTTCATGTTCATCGCTCTCGTGGTCGCCGGCGTCACCGGGACGGTGCGCGCCGGCGTTCTCAGTGATGACAACCGCGCCGACGAGCTCGAGGACCTCACCCGCCACGCCAGGGTGATCGGCGGGGTCGCCGAGATCCTGGCGGTCGACGCGAAGACCGTGCAGGTCGACGAGCTCGCGCCCTTCGTGCCCGACTACACCGAGGCGAGCGTGCAGTGGCCCGACGCCTCGACGATCACCATCGCCGGCTCCGAGTTCGACCGCCGCAACGTCGGGACCGCCGACGACCTGCTGTTCGTCCGGGAGACAGTCGGTGGGACGACCGTCAGCCTGGTCGAGGAGGCGCACGTCGTCGTCGACCAGACCCGGCGTCAGCAGACCTCGTTGTTCGCCCTGCTGGTCCTGGTGGTGCTCCTGTCAGGCGTCGTCGGCCTCTTCATCGCCGGCTGGCTGGCCCGCCCGTTCGGACAGCTGGCCGCCGCCGCCTGCGACCTGGGCCGGGGGCGCTTCGACATCGATCCACCCAACTCGACGATCCCCGAGATCTCCTCGATGTCCACCTCCCTCAAGGCCAGCGCGACCAGGCTCCAGGACTCGCTCCACCGCGACCGCGAGTTCTTCCACCACGCGTCCCACGTGCTTCGCACGCCGTTGACCGGGATCCGGCTCGAGCTCGACGACATGCTGAGCCGCGACGACCTCGGGGATGACGTCCGGCACACGGCGACGAGGTGCCTGCGCGACGTGGAGCGACTCGACGCCACCGTGGCCGAGCTGCTCAGCTTCGCCCGGGGCCGTGCCCTGGTCGCCGGGGCCGAGGTGCCGCTGCTCACGTTCAGTGCGCAGGTCGCCCAGCGGTGGCGCGATCGGCTGCCGGAGTCGCGGGAGGTCAGGGCACTGGTCGACGAGGGGCCTGAGTGCTTCCTGACGCCGGGACCCGTCGAACAGCTCCTCGACAGCGTGCTCAGCGACGTGAGCGCGCACGGGACCGGCGCGGTCAGCCTGCGCTTCGGTGGCCAGGACGACTACCTGAGGATCTCCGTGGTGTGTGACGGGCGACGCGAGGGCGCCCCGCCGGACACCGACATCGCCCTGGCCCGATCGATCATCGAGGCCCTGGGCGGGCGCTGCGTCGGTGACGCGACCGACGGTGGTCTCGAGATCCTGCTGCCCCGGCGCTGA
- a CDS encoding response regulator transcription factor — translation MAQVLLVEDEEDIAFPLVRTLERDGYDVSWIVSGGEALSFLNANPVDLMILDLGLPDMDGLEVCRSARSNGFDGGILVVTARAGELDRVVGLDNGADDYLPKPFGLAELQARVRALLRRTQAAREAALSSDSAAAANGLRIDTAARRVMHREVELALTAKEFDVLALLAANREKVVAREQLMREVWDEHWFGSTKTLDVTIGRLRSKLEQAGVTERIQAVRGVGFRLEIGE, via the coding sequence ATGGCGCAGGTGCTGCTCGTCGAGGACGAGGAAGACATCGCGTTCCCGCTTGTCCGCACGCTGGAGCGCGACGGCTACGACGTGTCCTGGATCGTGTCGGGTGGCGAGGCCCTGTCGTTCCTCAACGCCAACCCCGTCGACCTGATGATCCTCGACCTCGGCCTTCCTGACATGGACGGGCTCGAGGTCTGCCGTTCGGCTCGCTCGAACGGCTTCGACGGCGGCATCCTCGTGGTCACCGCACGCGCCGGCGAGCTGGATCGCGTGGTGGGCCTCGACAACGGAGCCGACGACTACCTCCCCAAGCCGTTCGGCCTGGCCGAGCTGCAGGCGCGCGTCCGCGCCCTGCTGCGGCGCACCCAAGCGGCGCGTGAGGCGGCTCTGTCGTCCGACTCGGCTGCCGCGGCCAACGGCCTGCGGATCGACACGGCAGCGCGCCGGGTCATGCATCGTGAGGTCGAGCTGGCCCTCACTGCCAAGGAGTTCGACGTCCTGGCTCTCCTGGCGGCCAACCGGGAGAAGGTCGTCGCGCGAGAACAGCTGATGCGCGAGGTGTGGGACGAGCACTGGTTCGGATCGACCAAGACTCTCGACGTCACCATCGGACGGTTGCGGAGCAAGCTCGAACAAGCGGGGGTAACAGAGCGGATCCAGGCCGTACGCGGCGTGGGTTTCCGGCTCGAGATCGGCGAGTGA